One part of the Vicia villosa cultivar HV-30 ecotype Madison, WI linkage group LG6, Vvil1.0, whole genome shotgun sequence genome encodes these proteins:
- the LOC131613615 gene encoding uncharacterized protein LOC131613615 translates to MRETSSSSLSFRMSQQSSDESPVSDSATPEESSNPNRILKVVPLRTIISDEVKATKPKTTHAKRPKEGIHNKGTKSFASATMEELTKEGSKYVDSAITRIVTRILKENHQVPRISIPLQTIMVDPLNSISKAEAAHTVDSDLEINKHEQRFAKNTNVTEDVNDIENNENPKANTETDTNVVDLDEYSDDELLTSLNPSVANRLMTRRKGKAIVQGSPKRSTQVNNPAKDAVRKKSTSTGPVKSEVVTKSKGVGPSKSWSRVIPKKRKEREIVEPESHVEVNVPDIPLKKKPTTSKLAASIPEVPIDNVSFHYASSASRWKYVLQKRLVVERELAPNALENKEVLELIQEAGLVKIVCNLSKCYEKLVKEFVVILSKDCGNSRSVDYRKVFVRGKCVSFSPFVINKFLGRTDEAQTEL, encoded by the coding sequence ATGCGTGAAACAAGTTCTAGTTCTCTAAGTTTCAGAATGTCTCAGCAATCGAGTGATGAATCTCCCGTTTCAGACTCGGCAACTccggaagagtcctctaaccctaATAGGATTCTTAAGGTTGTCCCTTTAAGGACGATTATCAGTGACGAAGTAAAGGCCACAAAGCCTAAAACGACTCATGCAAAACGGCCCAAGGAGGGTATTCACAACAAAGGTACCAAATCCTTTGCATCTGCTACCATGgaggaacttactaaagaaggatCCAAATATGTCGATAGTGCAATTACCAGGATTGTTACTCGTATTCTGAAGGAGAATCATCAAGTGCCTAGAATATCTATTCCTCTTCAAACCATAATGGTTGATCCCCTCAATAGCATCAGTAAGGCTGAGGCTGCTCACACCGTTGATAGTGACCTAGAAATCAACAAGCATGAACAAAGGTTTGCTAAGAATACCAATGTTACCGAGGATGTCAATGACATCGAAAATAATGAGAACCCTAAGGCCAATACTGAAACTGATACTAATGTTGTAGACTTAGATGAGTACTCTGACGACGAATTACTTACCTCCTTGAATCCTAGTGTAGCAAACAGACTAATGACAAGAAGAAAAGGCAAAGCTATTGTCCAAGGATCTCCTAAAAGGAGCACTCAAGTGAACAACCCTGCCAAAGACGCCGTCAGGAAGAAGAGTACTTCTACAGGTCCTGTCAAGAGCGAAGTTGTAACCAAAAGTAAAGGGGTTGGTCCATCAAAATCTTGGAGCAGGGTcattccaaagaaaagaaaggagcgAGAAATTGTTGAACCTGAATCTCATGTTGAAGTGAATGTCCCTGACATTCCATTGAAGAAGAAGCCTACAACCAGTAAGCTTGCTGCTAGTATTCCTGAAGTTCCCATTGATAATGTGTCCTTCCACTATGCCTCTAGTGCCAGCAGATGGAAGTATGTTCTCCAAAAGAGATTGGTTGTTGAAAGGGAATTGGCTCCAAATGCTCTTGAAAACAAGGAGGTCTTAGAGCTGATTCAAGAAGCTGGACTGGTAAAAATTGTGTGCAATCTTTCCAAATGTTATGAGAAGCTAGTAAAAGAATTTGTGGTGATCCTATCTAAAGATTGTGGCAACAGCAGGAGTGTAGACTACAGAAAAGTGTTTGTAAGAGGTAAGTGTGTATCGTTCTCTCCTTTTGTGATTAATAAATTCTTGGGAAGAACAGATGAAGCTCAAACCGAGCTGTAA